One region of Mucilaginibacter gotjawali genomic DNA includes:
- a CDS encoding phage holin family protein: protein MEAKNDTPPPLIDQLKDYAETRIKLAKYQAIEGGTTIAAGLISDLVTIISMVLAFLFASFTLALYLGSLFHAWWMGFGCVSVLYLIIALAIKYNKKRLEKPIVDAFIQKIFKD, encoded by the coding sequence ATGGAAGCAAAAAACGATACTCCGCCACCCTTAATTGATCAGCTTAAAGATTATGCGGAAACCCGTATAAAACTGGCTAAATACCAGGCTATAGAAGGCGGGACCACCATAGCCGCAGGCCTTATTTCTGATTTGGTAACCATTATCAGTATGGTGCTGGCTTTTTTATTTGCCAGTTTTACCCTGGCGCTTTATTTAGGCAGTTTATTTCACGCCTGGTGGATGGGTTTTGGGTGCGTATCCGTTTTGTATTTAATTATTGCCTTAGCCATAAAATACAATAAAAAAAGGCTTGAAAAACCTATCGTTGACGCATTTATACAAAAGATATTTAAAGACTAA
- a CDS encoding YtxH domain-containing protein — protein sequence MKDNTKVLAALLVGLAAGAALGILFAPDKGNETRDKLAESLKNLGDSIKETASKEIDNLLDLKNKVVDNIKTKINGVEQEFQDDLEHA from the coding sequence ATGAAAGATAACACAAAAGTTTTGGCTGCTTTGCTGGTAGGATTGGCGGCAGGGGCAGCGTTGGGTATTTTATTTGCACCTGACAAGGGAAATGAAACGCGCGACAAGCTTGCAGAATCACTAAAAAACCTGGGCGATTCAATTAAAGAAACTGCATCAAAAGAGATTGACAACCTGTTGGACTTAAAAAATAAAGTTGTTGATAATATTAAGACCAAAATAAACGGCGTTGAGCAGGAATTTCAGGATGATCTTGAACATGCGTGA
- a CDS encoding AI-2E family transporter — protein sequence MSIFNYKQRNNIVLGAIVILGCFLLYALSGLFSSILGAIVLFTLFRPVYLHLVEKKQWNKSLVAVLIMFTSLVVIVIPLMSLSIMVVSKIGSINLKSFDLQSWISKIDDYAGYNFNQPHFAENTMQKLGTFATDLFPSILGSAANILITLLVMYFLLYFMLVQIRQFESALLKYAPFREQHALKFAVALRNATYSNVLGQGIIAVVQGFLLANGFLIFNLPDPVFWGVIGAFISFLPVVGAPTLTIPASIILFAGGHPVKGILLLAYGLLFIGNVDNFLRAIINKRLANTHPLISIIGVFIGVPLFGILGLVFGPLLLSYFLLLLEIYETNRMAADRLERIRTAP from the coding sequence ATGTCAATTTTTAATTACAAGCAGCGCAACAATATTGTCCTCGGGGCCATCGTCATCCTGGGCTGTTTCCTTCTGTATGCGTTAAGTGGCTTATTTAGCTCAATTTTAGGCGCTATCGTATTGTTTACTCTTTTCAGGCCGGTTTACCTGCATCTGGTCGAAAAAAAGCAATGGAATAAATCGCTGGTTGCTGTACTTATCATGTTTACATCGCTCGTAGTTATCGTTATTCCTTTAATGTCGCTCAGTATTATGGTTGTCAGCAAGATAGGGAGTATTAATTTAAAATCATTTGACCTGCAAAGCTGGATCTCAAAAATTGATGATTATGCCGGTTACAATTTTAACCAGCCGCATTTTGCCGAAAACACCATGCAGAAACTCGGCACCTTTGCTACCGATCTTTTCCCGTCAATATTAGGCAGCGCTGCCAATATCCTTATCACGCTGCTGGTAATGTACTTTTTGCTCTACTTTATGCTGGTGCAGATCCGGCAATTTGAATCCGCACTGCTTAAGTATGCCCCCTTCAGGGAACAGCATGCATTAAAGTTTGCGGTAGCCTTGCGTAATGCAACCTATTCAAATGTACTGGGGCAGGGCATTATTGCTGTTGTTCAGGGATTTTTACTTGCAAACGGCTTTTTGATATTCAATCTGCCCGACCCGGTATTTTGGGGGGTGATCGGCGCTTTTATATCCTTTTTACCGGTGGTAGGGGCGCCAACGCTCACTATTCCGGCCAGCATCATTTTATTTGCCGGCGGGCATCCTGTTAAAGGAATTTTGCTTTTAGCCTATGGCCTATTATTTATCGGCAATGTCGACAATTTTTTAAGGGCCATCATCAATAAGCGCCTGGCCAATACCCACCCGCTCATTTCCATTATAGGTGTTTTTATAGGTGTTCCGCTTTTCGGGATTCTTGGATTGGTTTTCGGGCCGTTGCTGTTGTCGTATTTTCTGCTCCTGCTCGAAATTTATGAAACCAACAGAATGGCAGCCGACAGGCTGGAACGGATTCGTACAGCGCCATAA